The Acidobacteriota bacterium genome window below encodes:
- a CDS encoding site-specific integrase codes for MRTDLRRGEYVYPFAGRQTFASYAATWKTLRENSDLKPSTLERDRDYLNLMLLTFGKRQVKTIKPTEIEVWLSTLECASSTRAKALQKLRGILELARKDGAFKVNPASDVKPPKIVYDRVGRALTDDEPHAIIEAAEVVNEDQALIVWLMVRSGMRIGEATALRRSDIDFDEGTIRIERTLTKDGRESAVKGRNRADEGRTIPMSDDVERRVRQHLAAQTVTPLDGRLVTSPRGKPIRYDNWRRRVWYGIVELAGVGDVHAHDLRHTCATWLFVVDRWTPGEVQAFLGHKDPRVTLAIYTHIDADQLPKPAPMWTLCGHLGT; via the coding sequence GTGCGTACCGATCTTCGCCGTGGTGAGTATGTTTACCCATTCGCCGGGAGACAGACATTCGCATCCTACGCAGCGACGTGGAAGACGCTGCGTGAGAATTCGGACCTGAAACCGTCAACTCTTGAGCGCGATAGGGATTACCTCAACCTGATGCTCCTGACATTCGGAAAACGACAGGTAAAGACGATCAAGCCAACTGAGATTGAGGTGTGGTTATCGACCCTTGAGTGTGCGTCATCGACGCGCGCAAAGGCCCTCCAGAAGCTTCGAGGAATCCTCGAACTCGCCCGCAAGGACGGAGCGTTCAAGGTCAATCCTGCGTCAGACGTGAAGCCGCCGAAGATTGTGTACGACAGGGTCGGCCGAGCACTGACGGACGATGAACCCCATGCCATCATTGAGGCTGCGGAGGTCGTGAACGAAGACCAGGCGTTGATCGTGTGGTTGATGGTCCGGAGTGGGATGCGAATCGGTGAAGCCACCGCCCTCAGACGCTCCGATATTGATTTCGATGAGGGCACCATTCGCATTGAGCGCACTCTGACGAAGGACGGACGTGAGAGCGCCGTGAAGGGTCGCAACCGCGCGGACGAGGGCCGAACCATCCCGATGTCTGACGATGTGGAGCGCCGCGTCAGACAGCACCTAGCCGCTCAGACGGTGACCCCGCTCGACGGACGGCTGGTGACCTCGCCTCGAGGCAAGCCAATCCGGTATGACAACTGGCGACGACGGGTCTGGTACGGGATCGTGGAACTCGCTGGTGTGGGGGATGTGCACGCGCACGATCTGCGCCACACATGCGCCACCTGGCTGTTCGTAGTCGACCGCTGGACACCGGGCGAGGTACAGGCCTTCCTCGGACACAAAGACCCCCGAGTCACGCTCGCGATCTACACCCACATCGACGCCGACCAACTGCCCAAACCGGCACCAATGTGGACACTTTGTGGACACCTGGGGACCTGA
- a CDS encoding 3-oxoacyl-ACP synthase III, whose protein sequence is MSGNSIFTMTDTAIVTVTHVDAPEVVTSAHFDEVLTDTYERVGALPGMLQRIAGIQERRWWPEGHLFTDAAAAAGAKAIEGSGVRVEDIGLLIDTSVCRDRLEPSSAVTVHNTLGLSSSCLSFDLSNACLGFVNALQVAGNMISSGQIDYALIVDGEGSRLTQETTLARLTRPDVTLDILLAEFATLTLGSGGAAAVIGRHSDNPGSHKVVRGVARADSSHHDLCVGDLTQMRTDSRGLLDAGLHISKLVWGGVDQWGWMEADRYIVHQVSQIHTRMTCDVLGIDRAKIPLTFPFLGNVGPASIPITLSLETESLDVGDTVLLMGIGSGINTSVIELLW, encoded by the coding sequence ATGTCCGGCAACTCGATATTCACCATGACTGACACGGCCATTGTCACCGTGACGCATGTCGACGCGCCAGAAGTCGTGACCTCGGCCCATTTTGACGAAGTATTGACTGACACATACGAGCGCGTTGGTGCGCTCCCGGGGATGCTCCAGAGAATTGCCGGCATTCAAGAACGCCGATGGTGGCCTGAGGGGCATCTGTTCACCGACGCTGCCGCAGCCGCGGGGGCGAAGGCGATCGAGGGCAGCGGGGTGCGTGTTGAAGACATCGGTTTGCTGATCGACACGTCTGTGTGTCGCGACCGGCTCGAGCCCTCGTCAGCGGTAACCGTGCACAACACCCTTGGCCTCTCAAGTTCGTGCCTCAGTTTTGACCTCTCCAACGCGTGTCTCGGGTTTGTGAACGCCCTCCAGGTTGCCGGCAACATGATCAGCAGCGGTCAGATCGACTACGCGTTGATCGTCGACGGTGAAGGCAGCAGGCTTACACAAGAGACCACGTTGGCCAGACTGACTCGCCCCGACGTCACCCTCGACATACTGCTCGCTGAGTTTGCAACTTTAACTCTTGGATCAGGGGGAGCCGCGGCCGTCATTGGCCGGCATTCGGACAACCCCGGAAGTCACAAGGTGGTACGGGGCGTTGCCCGTGCCGACTCGAGTCACCATGACCTGTGTGTTGGCGACCTCACCCAGATGAGGACCGACTCACGAGGGCTTCTCGACGCTGGCCTTCATATTTCGAAACTCGTATGGGGTGGGGTCGACCAGTGGGGATGGATGGAGGCTGATCGCTACATCGTGCACCAGGTTTCGCAGATTCACACGAGGATGACGTGCGACGTTCTGGGGATAGATCGTGCAAAGATTCCACTCACATTCCCCTTCCTTGGGAACGTTGGTCCGGCCTCGATCCCGATCACGCTGTCGCTTGAGACGGAGTCGCTCGACGTTGGCGACACCGTGTTGCTGATGGGAATCGGGTCAGGAATCAACACATCGGTGATCGAACTGCTCTGGTGA
- a CDS encoding SDR family oxidoreductase codes for MGDDRYLEGHTALVTSSSRNLGAAIVRALASAGADVVVVYHDSVDAATSLIAELSPGRHKMVFGDTSTDGGIEAMVGVAVDAASGEIDIVINNSGPFSMVPFVELDPSQWDRIWTGNVKAAYLTTKLLAPAMSDWGRIVNISAGSAYIRSHSIYTLSKNAMITLTELFAIELAPTVNVNCVAPGQILESLADVAEFDPTLAERTLDATPLGRFVTRKEVARIVAELCGPRFDAVTGVTIPIDGGWRLRAF; via the coding sequence GTGGGCGATGATCGATACCTGGAAGGTCATACCGCGCTCGTCACGTCGTCATCACGAAACCTGGGTGCGGCGATAGTGAGAGCTCTTGCCAGCGCGGGAGCGGATGTTGTTGTCGTCTATCACGATTCTGTGGATGCAGCCACATCGTTGATCGCTGAGTTGTCACCTGGACGCCACAAGATGGTGTTCGGTGATACGTCTACAGATGGCGGCATCGAAGCCATGGTAGGCGTTGCCGTGGATGCGGCCAGCGGCGAAATCGATATCGTCATCAACAACTCGGGACCGTTCTCGATGGTACCGTTCGTAGAACTCGACCCTTCACAATGGGATCGTATCTGGACAGGTAACGTGAAGGCTGCCTATCTCACGACCAAGCTCCTCGCTCCGGCGATGAGTGACTGGGGTCGTATCGTCAACATCTCAGCGGGTTCCGCGTACATCCGGAGCCACTCGATATACACGCTCTCGAAGAACGCCATGATCACCTTGACAGAATTGTTTGCCATTGAGTTGGCTCCCACAGTGAATGTCAATTGCGTGGCGCCGGGTCAGATCCTCGAATCGCTCGCAGACGTGGCGGAGTTCGATCCGACGCTGGCCGAGCGAACGCTTGATGCGACGCCGTTGGGTCGCTTTGTCACGCGAAAGGAAGTGGCTCGCATTGTGGCGGAACTGTGTGGTCCCCGATTCGACGCCGTCACCGGTGTAACGATTCCGATCGATGGCGGCTGGCGGTTGCGAGCCTTCTAG